The Capra hircus breed San Clemente chromosome 25, ASM170441v1, whole genome shotgun sequence genome has a window encoding:
- the SOCS1 gene encoding suppressor of cytokine signaling 1, whose protein sequence is MVAHNQVAADNAISTAAEPRRRPEPSSSSSSSSSSTSSPSSAAPARLRPCPAAVAPAPGDTHFRTFRSHAEYRRITRASALLDACGFYWGPLSVHGAHERLRAEPVGTFLVRDSRQRNCFFALSVKMASGPTSIRVHFQAGRFHLDGSRESFDCLFELLEHYVAAPRRMLGAPLRQRRVRPLQELCRQRIVATVGRENLARIPLNPVLLDYLSSFPFQI, encoded by the coding sequence ATGGTAGCACACAACCAGGTGGCAGCCGACAATGCAATCTCTACGGCAGCAGAGCCCAGACGGCGGCCAgagccttcttcctcctcctcctcctcttcttcttccacCTCCTCGCCCTCGTCCGCGGCCCCGGCGCGCCTGCGGCCCTGCCCGGCGGCCGTGGCCCCGGCCCCCGGCGATACACACTTTCGCACGTTCCGCTCGCACGCCGAATACCGGCGCATCACCCGCGCCAGCGCGCTCCTCGACGCCTGCGGCTTCTACTGGGGGCCCCTGAGCGTGCACGGAGCGCACGAGCGGCTGCGCGCCGAGCCCGTGGGCACCTTCCTGGTGCGCGACAGCCGACAGAGGAACTGCTTCTTCGCCCTCAGCGTGAAGATGGCCTCGGGCCCCACGAGCATCCGCGTGCACTTCCAGGCCGGCCGCTTCCACCTGGACGGTAGCCGCGAGAGCTTCGACTGCCTCTTCGAGCTGCTGGAGCACTACGTGGCGGCTCCGCGCCGCATGCTGGGGGCCCCGCTGCGCCAGCGCCGCGTGCGGCCGCTGCAGGAGCTGTGCCGCCAGCGCATCGTGGCCACCGTGGGCCGCGAGAACCTGGCGCGCATCCCCCTCAACCCCGTCCTCCTCGACTACCTGAGCTCCTTCCCCTTCCAGATCTGA